The Stigmatella aurantiaca DW4/3-1 genome contains the following window.
TTGAGCAGCCGATCGAGGACCCGCGCGCCGTGCACCTTGGGGCGAAGGATCTCCTCCGTCGCCTCACGCGTGCGCAGTTGACTGAGCCCTCCCGCGGGCACGCCTGCCGCGTGAATGACGCCATGCAACTCGCCAAACTCGGCCCGCGCACGGTGAAGCACTTCCTCCATGTGGGTGGCGTCCGCCGTATCCGCGCTCAGCGCCAACACCCGTGCTCCCAGCGCTTCGAATTCCAACAGCTTGCGCAGCTTGCTTCCGAGGGGATCCGTCCCGGGGAGGGCGGCCAGCGCTTCCCATTGCTGCCGCTCGGGCACGGGCGTGCGGCCCACGAGCACCAGCCGGGCCTGAACCGCGCGTGCCAGGTGCTCGGCCAACACCAGCCCGAGGCCGCCCAACCCACCCGTGATGAGGTAGGTGCCCTGGGGGCGGAGCGGGGCCGGTGTGGCGGGAGGCGGCAAAGACAGGGACTCGTAACTTTGCTCCCATCGGTGCACCCCACGCCATGCCAGGGTGGCATTCGATGACGGCCCGGTGAGTTCTTGAGCGAGCTGTTCCACGAGAAGGGCCAGGAGGGCCTCGTCCGTGGGCGGTGTCACATCGACGCTCTTGCAGGTGAGGTGCGGCAGTTCCTGGGGAAGAACCCGGCAGATGCCCAGCAGGGCGGCCTTTTCGGGATGAAGGGGCTCGTGGCCTCCCACGGCTTGCACCCCGCTGGAGACGATGACCAGGTGCCGTGGAGGGGAATCCGGCAGCTCCGCCAGCGCCTGTCCCAGGGCCAGTGGCTCGTGGAAAGCCACTTCCAGGGCTTTGCGTTCGCCTTCAGGGCCGGGGCCGCAACTGGCCAGGGGGCGCAAAAAGGCGATGCGCTCCGGGGAGCGGCCTGCCTTTTCCAGCAGGGTGAGGAGCTCGGCGTAGGACGCGCGGCTGCCGGGCACGACCTCGTAGGTGTCTTCCGCTGTGCGCTGGGCTTGTGATCCCGCGATGGCGACGGTCACCGAGTGGCCATCCCGCCTGAGCCGTTTCGCCAGCAGCGAGTCCAGGTCCTGCCCATCCGTCACCAGGAGCCAACGCTGGGGTCCGGGAAGGGGCGCGCGCACCAACGAGCGCTTCCAGGAGGGAAGATAGAACCAGTCCGCCGCATGCGGCTGCCGCTCCAGGGGGGGAGGTGTGGAGGGCGCGAGGGCGCGGGGTTCCATCCAGTGCCGCTGACGCTCGAAGGGATAGGTGGGCAGTTGGACCCGCCGTCGTTGCTCGTGAGCCGAGAAGTGTTTCCAGCTCACCGGGACGCCCTCCATCCACAGCCTGCCCAGCGTGGTGAGCAAGTGCTGCGCGTCGGACCCCTCCTCCCGGGGCCCGCGCAGGGAGGCGAGGACGGTGACATCCGCTTCGTGGCCCATCCGCAGCCGAGCCAGAGAGCTGAGCGTGCGTCCGGGCCCCACTTCCAGCAGGATTTGGCAGGGCAGCTCCGCCAGCGTGGCCACGCCTTGACCGAAGCGGACGGGCTGGCGCAGATGGCGTACCCAGTAGTCGGGCCGGGTGGCTTCCTCGGGAGTCATCCACGTGCCGGTGACGCACGAGACGATCGGCACGGTGGGCGGCTTCAGCTTGAGCCGGGAGACGAATGAGGCAAAGGCGGGAAGGATGGGATCGACGAGATGGGAGTGAGCGGCCACGTCAATGTGAATCCGCCGTCCCTCGATGCCTTGCGCCTGGAGCTGGCGCAGCAGGGCCTCGATGGCCTCTTCGTCCCCTGCCAGGGCGCACTGCGCCGCGCCGTTGATGGCCGCCAGCGATACGCGGGGGCCGAGAAACGGGCGCACGGCCTCTTCTGGCAGGGGCACACTGGCCATGGCCCCCGGGGGCAGCTGCTCGAAGAGCCGCCCGCGCTCACACACCAGCGCCAGCCCGTCCTCCAGTGACAGGATGCCTGCCTGGCACGCGGCGGTGTACTCCCCCATGCTGTGGCCCATCAGCGCCTCTGGAACCACGCCCCACTCTTTCCAGAGTTCGGCAAGTGCATATTCCAGGCAGAACAGGGCAGGCAGCGCGACGGAGGGCCTCGTGAGGCGCGAGGAGGCTTCCCCTGAAGGATAGAGAGCCTCCAGCAGGGAGAGGCCGGTCCGTTTCAGCAAGGATGCGCACGTTTCGAGGTGACGGCGGAACGAGGGCTCTGTTTCGTACAACTCGCGGCCCATGTTGACGTACTGTGCACCCCCTCCCGGAAACATGAAGGCCACAGTGCGGCTGGCCGCCCGGCTCTGGCGCGTCAACAGGCGTTCGGGGTCACCCGATTCGAGCACCGCATGGGCTTCCTCGCGCTCGCGGCAGACCAGGATCTGGCGATACGGCAGAGCCTTGCGCCCCACCTGGAGGGTATAGGCGACGTCGGAGAGATCCTGGCCGGGGTGCGTGGCGAGGTGAGTTCGCAGACGGTGTGTGAGCGCCTGGAGCGCCTGCCCGGAGTGGGCCGACACCGGCAGCACCTTCCACGGTCGCGAGGGGCCGGTGGAGGGAGGGGGTGGGGCCTGTTCGAGCACGGCGTGGGCATTGGTCCCACCAATGCCGAAGGAGCTCACCCCGGCACGCCGAGGACCCTGGTCCTTCTTCCACGGAGTCAGGCTGCCATTGACGACGAAAGGGGACCGCTCCCAGTCGATGTTGGGGTTGGGCTGGCGGAAGTGCAGGGTGGGGGGCAATGCACCGTGTTCCACGGCCAGGGTGGCCTTGATGAGGCCCGCCACGCCCGAGGCGGCATCCAGGTGGCCGATGTTGGATTTGACGGAACCCAGCCCGCAGAAGCCCGTATCCGCTGTTTCCGCGCGGAAGACACGCGTGAGGGCGGAGACCTCGACGGGATCTCCCAGCAACGTCCCCGTGCCATGGGCTTCCACATACCCAATGCTGCGAGCGGGAACTCCGGCCACCGCCAAGGCGCGGGCGATGACCTCGGCCTGTCCCTCGGGGCTTGGCGCGGTATAGCCAACCTTGGTGGAGCCATCGTTGTTGATGGCCGTGCCCAGGATGACGGCGTGGATGGAGTCCCGGCTGGCCAGCGCGTCTTCCAGGCGCTTGAGGACGACCACCCCCACGCCACTGCCGAAGACCGTGCCCTGGCCCTGCGCATCGAAGGGGCGGCAATGGCCGTCGGGCGAGGCGATGCCCCTGGGCTCGTGGATGTAGCCCGTCCGCTGCGGGACATCCACGGAGACGCCCCCTGCCAGTGCCACGTCGCACTGGTAGCTGAGCAGGGCCTGGCAAGCGTGGTGAACAGCCACCAACGAGGTCGAGCAGCCGGTCTGGATGTTCACGCTCGGGCCGCGCAGATCCAGGTTGTAGGAGACGCGTGTGGCCAGGAAATCCTTGTCGTTGCCGATCATCACCTGGAAGGTGTCACCAGCGTCGATCAACTCCCTGTGGGTCAGCAGGTTGAAGAGCAGGTAGGTGCTCATGCTGGTCCCGGCGAAGACGCCGGTGGACCGCTCGGTGTCTGGCCATTGGCCGGAGCGCTCCAGCGCTTCCCACGCGCACTCCAGGAAGATGCGGTGCTGGGGATCCATGAGCGCGGCCTCCCGGGGGGAGTACCCGAAGAGGCTTGCATCGAAGGTGTCCACCTGCTCCAGCACGGCGCCTGCCTTGATGAAGTGCTCCCGGCTCAGAAGCGCGGGAGGAACACCTCGCGCGAGCAGCTCCTCATCCGTGAAGGCGCGGATGCCTTCTGCTCCCTGAATCAGGTGTTGCCAGAAGGACTCCACGTCGGCGGCGCCGGGAAACCGTCCCGCCATGCCGACGATGGCAACAGCCATGCCGTTGCCCATGCTGGATTCTTCGACGCTCATGGCGAGTCCTGCCCGCACTCCGTCCCACGCGTTGGGAGGAGGGTTGAGGCTGATGCGCTTGGGAGGGGGGCGGTCCGCGGCGCATGGGTCTGCTACCCA
Protein-coding sequences here:
- a CDS encoding type I polyketide synthase, giving the protein MSVEESSMGNGMAVAIVGMAGRFPGAADVESFWQHLIQGAEGIRAFTDEELLARGVPPALLSREHFIKAGAVLEQVDTFDASLFGYSPREAALMDPQHRIFLECAWEALERSGQWPDTERSTGVFAGTSMSTYLLFNLLTHRELIDAGDTFQVMIGNDKDFLATRVSYNLDLRGPSVNIQTGCSTSLVAVHHACQALLSYQCDVALAGGVSVDVPQRTGYIHEPRGIASPDGHCRPFDAQGQGTVFGSGVGVVVLKRLEDALASRDSIHAVILGTAINNDGSTKVGYTAPSPEGQAEVIARALAVAGVPARSIGYVEAHGTGTLLGDPVEVSALTRVFRAETADTGFCGLGSVKSNIGHLDAASGVAGLIKATLAVEHGALPPTLHFRQPNPNIDWERSPFVVNGSLTPWKKDQGPRRAGVSSFGIGGTNAHAVLEQAPPPPSTGPSRPWKVLPVSAHSGQALQALTHRLRTHLATHPGQDLSDVAYTLQVGRKALPYRQILVCREREEAHAVLESGDPERLLTRQSRAASRTVAFMFPGGGAQYVNMGRELYETEPSFRRHLETCASLLKRTGLSLLEALYPSGEASSRLTRPSVALPALFCLEYALAELWKEWGVVPEALMGHSMGEYTAACQAGILSLEDGLALVCERGRLFEQLPPGAMASVPLPEEAVRPFLGPRVSLAAINGAAQCALAGDEEAIEALLRQLQAQGIEGRRIHIDVAAHSHLVDPILPAFASFVSRLKLKPPTVPIVSCVTGTWMTPEEATRPDYWVRHLRQPVRFGQGVATLAELPCQILLEVGPGRTLSSLARLRMGHEADVTVLASLRGPREEGSDAQHLLTTLGRLWMEGVPVSWKHFSAHEQRRRVQLPTYPFERQRHWMEPRALAPSTPPPLERQPHAADWFYLPSWKRSLVRAPLPGPQRWLLVTDGQDLDSLLAKRLRRDGHSVTVAIAGSQAQRTAEDTYEVVPGSRASYAELLTLLEKAGRSPERIAFLRPLASCGPGPEGERKALEVAFHEPLALGQALAELPDSPPRHLVIVSSGVQAVGGHEPLHPEKAALLGICRVLPQELPHLTCKSVDVTPPTDEALLALLVEQLAQELTGPSSNATLAWRGVHRWEQSYESLSLPPPATPAPLRPQGTYLITGGLGGLGLVLAEHLARAVQARLVLVGRTPVPERQQWEALAALPGTDPLGSKLRKLLEFEALGARVLALSADTADATHMEEVLHRARAEFGELHGVIHAAGVPAGGLSQLRTREATEEILRPKVHGARVLDRLLNGTPLDFFLLCSSLTAVAGDFGQVDHCAANAFLDAFAQKRAAEGARHIMSLGWDTWREVGQAVTTALPAGLEHLREQMLAHALSPQEGVDVFGRALAHLQPHLVVSTRPLPSVLARSPSLLQELAGAGAPSPSTSPPPATLSSVDEVESLLGDIWRRLLGISHVHAHDNFFELGGNSLIGLKLVAEIKQRMGLEFPIVQLFKKPTLGGMARLLSPPSEEAAAPDSALIHRRGRGALRRERMQRKLDNS